One genomic segment of Gammaproteobacteria bacterium includes these proteins:
- a CDS encoding energy-coupling factor ABC transporter permease, with protein MNLTDALLPADLLFFANFVWLAIGVYAVRAAPWRALLANPGLQHVFLGASVALFLMWIFEAGVRPALGFHLLGVTVYTLMFGWSLGVIGASLIMLAVTVTNGDWAAFAANALLLGALPVSISYGVYALVDRYLPRHLFIYIFLCAFFNAMLAAGVTVGALVALLVVTETYTFARISSEYLPFLPLYLFPEGLINGMVITVLVGLRPDWLKTYDDERYLKS; from the coding sequence ATGAACCTGACCGATGCCCTGCTTCCCGCCGACCTTCTCTTTTTCGCCAACTTCGTCTGGCTGGCGATTGGCGTTTACGCCGTGCGCGCCGCGCCCTGGCGCGCATTACTAGCCAACCCCGGACTTCAGCATGTTTTTCTGGGCGCGTCGGTAGCCTTGTTCCTGATGTGGATTTTTGAGGCTGGCGTGCGTCCAGCGCTGGGTTTTCACCTACTGGGCGTGACAGTTTATACTCTGATGTTCGGCTGGTCGCTGGGAGTCATTGGCGCCAGCCTGATCATGCTGGCGGTGACGGTCACGAACGGCGATTGGGCGGCGTTCGCGGCAAACGCCCTGTTGCTTGGCGCATTGCCAGTCTCGATCAGTTATGGCGTGTATGCTCTGGTGGATCGCTATCTGCCCCGGCATCTTTTCATCTATATTTTTCTGTGCGCCTTCTTCAACGCCATGCTGGCTGCCGGTGTGACGGTCGGGGCGTTGGTCGCCCTGCTCGTCGTCACCGAAACCTATACCTTTGCCCGCATCAGCAGCGAGTATCTGCCCTTTCTGCCGCTCTATCTGTTCCCGGAGGGTCTCATCAACGGTATGGTCATCACAGTATTAGTGGGACTACGGCCAGACTGGCTGAAAACTTATGATGATGAACGGTATTTGAAATCTTGA
- a CDS encoding HDOD domain-containing protein, whose translation MSDSPLLEMSVFQDQFDASDLLALPILPTVMEELLEVSESRNIDIHKQAQWMGCDPVLSLRLLTMQHAPDQTSQSPNLQNALAIINPTTLRTLVVANALQQSAIQQAGFPASTLKRFWRHSLRCAHLARRLAEITSFPDPETAYLVGLLHDLGKLALSARQATALDEIHTLSRTARTLNEALELEQRLLGADHCALGAALLDNWKLPPLLSDAIRYHHLNAHELRGAHPLLCLLHVANALSQETGCSETALAEESELLYLNPSALEHAHVGIESLIEPLINELGIAATDVEHRAGPASVRGALPDVIHELALIDAIRSELNSAEDASQIQEAIARCATLLFDLTEAHFFHYDAQTGLLRHHPSAQWPDPFTIDLAGATNAFQRAAQEQQIHHSLEPEIPPGIIDQQLARQWQSAGVWCLPLHAGDRLAGILGAGVSRIQLPRLQARERLLRRFAATAATTIDNLNRREIQQRRVREDRELIQRQHLRAILHEASNPLTIIRNSLYMLAAKVGEQAAEELRVLREETERASRILQRLAKPEESLAESSFDLNTTIYDLARVLDEALCRPHGIDLSLHLQEGLAPLTQGRDAIRQMLLNLVRNAAEALGERGHISVTTQDDINLHGRLYVEIAVADDGPGFPEGLRARLFQPVTSAKGEGHAGLGLSIVKNLVDELGGLISCRPHPGGGTVFLILLPQANV comes from the coding sequence GTGTCTGATTCTCCCCTGTTGGAAATGTCAGTTTTCCAGGATCAGTTTGATGCAAGCGATTTATTAGCGCTGCCGATTTTGCCAACTGTGATGGAAGAATTACTGGAAGTCAGTGAAAGCAGGAATATCGATATCCACAAGCAGGCGCAATGGATGGGTTGCGACCCGGTTTTAAGCCTGCGGTTGCTGACCATGCAGCATGCGCCAGATCAGACCTCGCAATCGCCAAACCTCCAAAACGCATTGGCGATCATTAATCCAACCACCTTGAGAACCCTGGTAGTCGCTAATGCGCTTCAACAGTCTGCAATCCAGCAGGCCGGTTTTCCGGCCTCGACGCTGAAACGATTCTGGCGTCACTCCCTGCGTTGCGCTCATCTCGCCCGCCGGTTGGCTGAGATTACAAGTTTCCCTGATCCGGAAACCGCCTATTTAGTCGGGTTACTGCACGATCTAGGCAAATTGGCGCTCAGCGCCCGTCAGGCCACGGCGCTCGATGAAATCCATACTCTAAGCCGCACCGCCCGAACTCTGAATGAAGCTCTCGAGCTGGAGCAGCGCTTGCTGGGCGCTGATCATTGCGCACTGGGCGCAGCGCTGCTGGATAACTGGAAATTGCCTCCGTTATTGAGCGACGCGATCCGCTACCATCACTTGAACGCTCACGAGTTGCGCGGCGCTCATCCCCTGCTGTGTTTGCTACATGTCGCGAATGCCCTGAGTCAGGAAACCGGATGTTCGGAAACGGCGCTGGCTGAAGAGAGTGAATTGCTGTACCTGAATCCATCCGCACTGGAACACGCACACGTCGGAATAGAGTCACTGATTGAACCACTGATCAACGAGCTGGGAATCGCGGCGACCGATGTCGAGCATCGGGCGGGGCCTGCGTCCGTGCGTGGAGCGCTGCCCGATGTCATTCATGAACTGGCGCTGATTGACGCTATCCGCAGCGAACTCAACAGCGCCGAAGATGCATCGCAAATACAGGAAGCGATCGCTCGATGCGCAACGCTGCTCTTTGATCTGACCGAGGCTCATTTTTTTCATTACGACGCACAGACCGGCCTGCTGCGCCATCATCCTTCGGCGCAATGGCCCGATCCATTCACTATCGACCTAGCTGGAGCGACCAATGCCTTCCAGCGCGCAGCGCAGGAGCAGCAAATCCATCATTCGCTGGAACCGGAAATCCCGCCAGGCATTATTGACCAGCAACTGGCCAGACAGTGGCAAAGCGCAGGGGTGTGGTGTTTGCCGCTTCATGCCGGAGATCGACTCGCAGGCATACTCGGCGCGGGTGTTTCACGGATTCAATTGCCCCGTCTGCAAGCCCGGGAGCGCCTGTTGCGCCGTTTCGCGGCGACTGCGGCAACGACGATCGACAATCTGAACCGGCGGGAAATCCAGCAACGCCGGGTCCGTGAAGATCGGGAATTAATACAACGACAACATTTGCGCGCGATCCTGCATGAAGCTTCCAATCCTCTGACCATCATTCGCAATTCGCTTTACATGCTGGCTGCAAAAGTCGGCGAGCAAGCCGCTGAAGAACTGCGAGTATTGAGGGAAGAAACCGAACGCGCGAGTCGCATTTTGCAGCGTCTTGCTAAACCAGAAGAATCACTGGCGGAATCCAGCTTCGATTTAAACACAACGATCTACGACCTGGCGCGGGTGCTCGATGAAGCGCTGTGTCGGCCACACGGCATCGACTTGAGCTTGCATCTCCAAGAAGGACTGGCGCCGCTCACGCAGGGACGCGACGCCATCCGGCAAATGCTGCTGAATCTGGTGCGCAACGCCGCCGAAGCCTTGGGAGAACGAGGCCATATTAGCGTGACGACCCAGGACGATATCAATCTGCACGGGCGTCTGTATGTGGAAATCGCTGTCGCTGACGACGGCCCGGGTTTCCCCGAAGGATTACGCGCCCGGCTTTTCCAACCGGTAACCAGCGCCAAGGGTGAAGGACACGCCGGCCTAGGGTTGTCGATTGTCAAAAATCTCGTTGACGAGCTGGGCGGTCTAATAAGCTGTCGTCCCCATCCGGGAGGCGGTACGGTCTTTCTAATATTACTGCCACAAGCTAATGTTTAA
- a CDS encoding transposase — protein sequence MLSFLAAPEMIGVTSMCRFWQGNEAVYHRFLHFCRSKAYDLETLLATWQGYVWRQAVAVQVAGRAVLLGDHTLVVKDGGRMPGVVSLHDASETQHKPSYFRGHCWGAIGVVVGALDACFCLPLALRMHQGFCHLGQVEPTSPQRGADPSLPERVVQMALTLTIDQDGPAFLVLDAFFSIAGVFRLAQSVYSIALKQPYLVIVARAKKNYVAYFPATPKPAGRPGPQPRYGEKVHLIEVFDYPQGFDEVECCVYGQRERVRLMSVPLLWKPLGDALLFIFAITSRGPLVLMCSDLSLSPITALELYCVRTRIEILFAVLKQLLGAFCFHFWTSHLPRHARRPTRNRSLKAPVIERQPTVAACWQAYEVFVFCAVVAQGLLQLIALRFGPEVWQQHRFYLRTRSRDLPSEKTVRQVLAPQVIKPLLDLPPNSLIAQIRHAFQGTTEEEPADPPSIV from the coding sequence GTGTTGAGCTTTCTCGCCGCCCCGGAAATGATCGGGGTGACGTCAATGTGCCGGTTCTGGCAGGGGAATGAAGCGGTCTATCACCGGTTTCTGCATTTCTGTCGCTCCAAAGCTTATGATCTAGAGACCCTGTTGGCGACGTGGCAGGGTTATGTGTGGCGTCAGGCCGTCGCCGTCCAGGTGGCCGGGCGGGCTGTCTTGTTGGGTGATCATACGCTGGTGGTCAAGGATGGGGGGCGTATGCCAGGCGTCGTGTCGTTACATGACGCTTCAGAAACCCAGCACAAGCCATCGTACTTCCGCGGGCACTGCTGGGGCGCGATCGGGGTGGTGGTTGGCGCACTCGATGCTTGTTTTTGTTTGCCTTTAGCCCTGCGCATGCATCAAGGCTTTTGCCATTTAGGTCAGGTGGAACCGACTTCACCCCAAAGGGGCGCGGACCCGAGCCTGCCCGAGCGGGTGGTGCAGATGGCCCTGACGTTGACCATCGATCAGGATGGCCCCGCATTTTTAGTCTTGGATGCCTTTTTCTCGATCGCGGGGGTCTTTCGCTTGGCCCAATCCGTTTATTCCATCGCCTTGAAGCAACCGTATTTGGTGATCGTGGCCCGGGCCAAGAAAAATTACGTCGCCTATTTTCCGGCGACCCCGAAGCCGGCCGGCCGGCCCGGACCACAACCCCGTTATGGCGAGAAAGTCCATCTGATAGAAGTTTTTGATTATCCACAAGGTTTTGACGAGGTCGAGTGTTGCGTCTATGGCCAGCGGGAACGGGTGCGGTTGATGAGCGTCCCCTTACTCTGGAAGCCCCTCGGCGACGCCCTCCTGTTCATCTTCGCGATCACCTCGCGCGGCCCTTTGGTCCTCATGTGCTCCGATCTGAGCCTCTCACCCATCACCGCGTTGGAACTCTATTGTGTCCGCACCCGCATCGAAATTCTGTTCGCGGTATTAAAGCAGCTCCTGGGCGCTTTTTGTTTTCACTTCTGGACTTCACACCTACCACGCCATGCCCGCCGTCCGACCCGGAATCGGTCGCTCAAGGCCCCGGTGATTGAGCGTCAGCCCACGGTCGCCGCCTGTTGGCAAGCCTATGAAGTCTTCGTCTTCTGCGCCGTGGTCGCCCAAGGCTTGTTGCAGCTGATCGCTCTGCGCTTTGGCCCTGAAGTCTGGCAACAACATCGGTTCTATCTGCGCACCCGTTCCCGCGACCTGCCCTCGGAGAAAACAGTCCGGCAAGTCCTCGCTCCTCAGGTGATCAAACCACTTCTCGATCTCCCACCAAACAGTCTCATCGCGCAGATCCGACACGCTTTCCAAGGTACCACGGAGGAGGAACCGGCCGACCCGCCTTCGATCGTCTGA
- a CDS encoding transposase, translating into MHWQLVRTHLLGEDTEWGLAGDEVVVTKSGKQTYGLGRFFSSLYGKTVPGLCFLNLSLLNVERGCSHTLRLEPMVKEATDSSPNGKKPGKKKTGQKQSSANRTASPAQGTPQGQSQSQPSGGDAIALFIVCTGNDPASVTPVRFLGCATVRPL; encoded by the coding sequence GTGCATTGGCAGTTGGTCCGCACGCATCTGCTGGGTGAGGACACGGAATGGGGACTGGCCGGTGATGAGGTGGTGGTCACCAAATCGGGGAAACAGACCTATGGACTGGGCCGGTTTTTCAGTTCCTTGTACGGCAAGACGGTGCCAGGGTTGTGTTTTCTGAACCTGTCACTGCTCAATGTGGAACGAGGTTGTTCACATACCCTACGTCTGGAACCGATGGTCAAAGAGGCGACCGACAGCAGTCCCAACGGCAAGAAACCCGGTAAGAAGAAAACCGGCCAGAAGCAGTCAAGCGCGAACCGCACAGCGAGCCCCGCTCAAGGGACGCCCCAAGGGCAGTCGCAATCGCAACCGTCAGGAGGTGACGCTATCGCCTTATTTATTGTTTGTACAGGAAATGATCCGGCAAGTGTTACGCCTGTTAGGTTCCTCGGTTGTGCTACAGTACGTCCTCTATAG
- a CDS encoding helix-turn-helix domain-containing protein, whose protein sequence is MCRSCGRRVSLTYGTAYFDLEADPAVFELAMRALAEGNSIQGTARIVQIDKDTVCAWLTRAAQQCRLVVLSHWRELTVTECQLDELWSFVHTKDQNLPMAQQWCETDGDAWVWVAFAPEWRLVVGFVVGQRTQAQANLLLERVVYVTDDHVPFFTSDQWPGYPSALLHAYGEWYQPERQGTRGRYPAPRCRPPPNLLYAQVVKRREKGRVVEVTRKRVWGSADELQARLAASATSTTINTSFVERDNLAWREHNRRLARKTTAFSKQRSWMEKQVWLSLAYYHFCLPHLSLREELPTPEPTRGNGSPRKWRPVTPAMAAGMTDHIWTTAELLGFRVPAPFLNTLETIKHLFPALDDAHHVN, encoded by the coding sequence TTGTGTCGTTCGTGCGGGAGGAGAGTGTCCTTGACGTACGGAACTGCGTATTTTGACCTCGAGGCCGACCCCGCCGTTTTCGAACTGGCGATGCGGGCGTTGGCGGAGGGAAATTCCATCCAGGGTACGGCACGAATCGTCCAGATCGACAAGGATACGGTTTGTGCGTGGTTGACTCGGGCCGCCCAGCAATGTCGTTTGGTGGTTTTGTCCCATTGGCGCGAGCTGACGGTGACCGAGTGTCAACTGGATGAATTGTGGAGCTTTGTCCATACCAAGGACCAGAATCTGCCGATGGCGCAGCAATGGTGCGAGACGGATGGCGATGCTTGGGTGTGGGTCGCCTTTGCGCCCGAATGGCGCCTGGTGGTAGGGTTTGTCGTGGGCCAGCGCACGCAGGCTCAGGCGAACCTGCTCCTGGAGCGCGTGGTGTATGTGACCGACGATCACGTCCCCTTCTTTACTAGCGACCAATGGCCGGGCTATCCCAGCGCCTTGCTCCATGCCTATGGGGAATGGTATCAGCCCGAGCGCCAAGGGACGCGAGGACGATATCCGGCCCCACGGTGCCGCCCACCGCCGAATTTGCTGTATGCTCAAGTGGTTAAGCGACGTGAAAAAGGACGGGTGGTCGAGGTGACCCGTAAGAGGGTCTGGGGAAGCGCGGACGAGCTTCAGGCGCGATTGGCCGCATCCGCCACCAGCACGACGATCAACACGAGCTTTGTGGAGCGGGATAACCTGGCCTGGCGCGAACACAATCGGCGGTTGGCTCGCAAGACGACCGCGTTTTCCAAGCAACGGTCGTGGATGGAAAAGCAGGTGTGGCTGTCGTTGGCTTACTACCATTTCTGCTTGCCCCACCTGAGCCTGCGTGAGGAATTGCCCACCCCGGAACCGACCCGAGGCAACGGATCGCCCCGTAAATGGCGGCCTGTCACGCCGGCCATGGCGGCGGGGATGACCGATCATATCTGGACCACGGCGGAGTTGCTGGGCTTTCGGGTACCCGCACCGTTTCTGAATACCTTGGAAACCATCAAACACTTGTTCCCCGCACTCGACGATGCTCATCACGTAAACTGA
- a CDS encoding transposase — MSCLSQSLDQTNVRRLARIVEAMLSVTGRVTMLGLSRWSERGSSYRTMQRLFSTTMD, encoded by the coding sequence TTGAGTTGCCTAAGCCAGAGCCTCGATCAAACGAATGTGCGTCGCTTGGCGCGGATTGTCGAAGCGATGTTATCGGTCACCGGTCGGGTGACGATGCTGGGGCTATCACGCTGGAGCGAGCGCGGAAGCAGCTATCGGACGATGCAACGATTATTCAGCACGACGATGGACTAG
- the mrcB gene encoding penicillin-binding protein 1B produces the protein MIKARSVRKLGALPLHVVRALLSLIFSLFLGSVLLGALGLGLYMLYLDSVIRTEFDGKRWAMPARVYARPLELFESMSLSADDFAQELKLLGYRDVNCPEAPPEPVEKNKRRFKRKAPPTPVQDCTPPSNGGESPTTPGTYARRGEIFEVATRDFTFWDGTEPTRKVRLTFAGNILAELASLDSQDTPGLLRMDPPEIAGIYPSHYEDRILVKAQDLPPALVDTLMAVEDRSFFEHAGINPKGIFRALLANLRAGRTVQGGSTLTQQLVKNLFLSNERTFKRKINEMLMAILIDARYSKDEILEAYSNAIYLGQDGSRAIHGFGLASQFYFGKPLGELDLHQIALLVGMIKGPSLYDPRKHPERARERRTLVLEVMVEQNLISAEDATLANNMSLDVLPKTASGITAYPAFLELVQRQLRQYYKPDDLLSEGLHVFTTLDPRVQAVAENTIANKLAGLEKSQRRARPLQGAAVVTDTQTGEVLAMVGDREPKRLGFNRALDAKRLAGSLVKPIVYLTALEQPDRYTLMTRLNDSPLVYTSGGQRWAPANYDHRYHGRVVLRDALARSYNIPAVRVGLDMDVINVVEMLRRLGFERDLKPYPSLLLGAFGASPFEIAQVYAGIASGGFRIPLRAIREVTDSAGQSLQHYSLDVEKAVDPGPAYLITHAMQRVVKAGTASAAKSKLSPDLNLAGKTGTTDDYRDSWFAGFSGNRLAVVWVGRDDNKPTGLSGSSGALRVWIDLMADLYLEPLDAPPPADVEEIRVDPRSGLRLGSGCGRGQPVPFLIGSGPKRSSSCSSGAATRRVKKPAEPDPSADSDGGMSDFFRRLME, from the coding sequence ATGATTAAAGCTCGATCTGTGCGTAAGTTGGGCGCATTGCCGCTTCATGTAGTCCGCGCCCTGCTGTCGCTGATTTTTTCGCTGTTTTTAGGCAGTGTGTTGCTCGGAGCGCTGGGTCTGGGTCTATACATGCTGTACCTGGATTCGGTGATTCGCACCGAATTCGATGGGAAGCGCTGGGCCATGCCCGCCCGGGTGTATGCCCGGCCACTGGAACTGTTCGAGAGCATGTCGCTGAGCGCCGATGATTTTGCTCAGGAACTCAAGTTGCTTGGTTACCGCGATGTGAATTGTCCGGAAGCGCCGCCCGAACCGGTCGAGAAGAACAAACGCCGATTCAAACGCAAAGCGCCTCCCACGCCTGTTCAGGACTGTACGCCGCCATCGAACGGTGGTGAATCTCCCACTACCCCTGGAACCTACGCGCGTCGAGGTGAAATCTTCGAGGTGGCAACCCGGGATTTTACCTTCTGGGACGGTACCGAACCCACTCGCAAGGTGCGACTCACCTTCGCCGGAAATATTCTGGCTGAACTGGCCAGTCTGGACAGCCAGGATACACCTGGATTGCTGCGGATGGATCCCCCGGAAATCGCCGGTATCTATCCTTCTCATTACGAAGACCGCATTCTGGTCAAAGCTCAGGATCTGCCGCCTGCCCTAGTGGATACCCTGATGGCGGTTGAGGACCGTTCATTCTTCGAGCACGCTGGCATCAACCCCAAGGGTATTTTCCGGGCGCTGTTAGCGAATTTGCGGGCTGGACGCACTGTGCAGGGCGGTAGCACCCTGACCCAGCAATTGGTCAAAAACCTGTTTCTCAGCAACGAGCGAACCTTCAAGCGCAAGATCAATGAGATGCTGATGGCGATCCTGATCGATGCGCGTTATAGCAAGGATGAAATTCTCGAGGCTTACAGCAATGCGATTTATCTCGGTCAGGACGGTAGTCGAGCAATCCACGGCTTTGGTTTGGCCAGCCAATTTTACTTTGGCAAACCGCTTGGAGAATTGGACCTGCACCAGATCGCCCTGTTGGTGGGAATGATTAAAGGTCCGTCGCTTTACGATCCACGCAAACATCCCGAGCGCGCCAGGGAGCGCCGGACCCTGGTGTTGGAAGTTATGGTTGAGCAGAACCTGATCAGCGCTGAGGACGCCACGCTTGCCAACAATATGTCGCTGGATGTGTTGCCCAAGACCGCCAGTGGCATTACCGCTTATCCCGCCTTCCTCGAACTGGTGCAACGCCAATTACGTCAGTACTACAAGCCGGACGATCTGTTATCCGAAGGTCTGCACGTGTTTACAACCTTGGATCCTCGCGTTCAGGCGGTGGCGGAAAACACCATCGCCAACAAACTGGCGGGGCTTGAAAAAAGCCAACGCCGAGCGCGGCCCTTACAGGGCGCTGCGGTGGTAACCGATACCCAGACGGGAGAGGTCCTGGCGATGGTTGGGGACCGAGAGCCAAAGAGGCTGGGGTTCAATCGAGCGCTTGACGCCAAGCGGTTGGCGGGTTCGCTGGTCAAACCGATCGTCTATCTGACGGCGTTGGAACAACCGGATCGTTATACTCTGATGACCCGGCTTAACGATAGCCCGCTGGTCTATACCTCGGGCGGTCAGCGCTGGGCGCCGGCTAATTACGATCATCGTTATCATGGCCGTGTCGTTCTACGAGATGCGCTGGCGCGTTCTTACAATATTCCTGCGGTGCGGGTTGGCCTGGACATGGATGTCATTAATGTAGTGGAAATGTTGCGGCGACTGGGATTTGAACGAGATCTGAAACCCTATCCCTCGTTACTGCTAGGTGCGTTCGGAGCCTCGCCGTTCGAAATTGCCCAGGTCTATGCGGGCATCGCCAGCGGCGGCTTCCGCATTCCCCTGCGGGCAATTCGTGAAGTGACCGATTCTGCTGGACAATCGCTACAGCACTACAGTCTGGATGTAGAAAAAGCGGTCGATCCGGGACCCGCTTATCTGATTACCCACGCCATGCAACGGGTGGTTAAAGCAGGCACTGCCAGCGCAGCCAAGAGCAAGCTGTCACCGGATCTGAACCTGGCCGGCAAGACCGGCACCACGGATGACTATCGGGACAGTTGGTTTGCGGGTTTCAGCGGCAACCGCTTAGCGGTGGTCTGGGTTGGGCGCGATGACAATAAACCGACGGGACTCAGTGGCTCCAGTGGCGCGTTGCGCGTCTGGATTGACCTGATGGCCGATTTATACCTGGAACCGCTGGATGCGCCGCCGCCAGCGGATGTCGAAGAAATCCGTGTGGATCCGCGGAGCGGATTGCGGCTTGGATCCGGTTGTGGACGCGGCCAGCCGGTGCCGTTCCTGATCGGATCCGGCCCCAAACGATCCAGTTCCTGTAGCAGCGGCGCTGCCACGCGCCGTGTTAAAAAGCCGGCTGAACCAGACCCATCAGCGGATAGTGATGGCGGAATGAGCGACTTTTTCAGACGATTAATGGAGTAG
- a CDS encoding AAA family ATPase, with product MSSLDKPFDQSTLITALLRPNGYPHPATTVEHLQTHISHLLLAGDYAYKIKKPVNLGFLDFTRLEQRYYYCQQELRLNRRLAPDLYLDCLAIGGDVTHPIFGAEPAIEYAVRMRRFFQEALLDRALTAGRLESRHFEGLARQLARFHQTIPVADSGTSFGEPDQVLQPMLDDFTVIRPRLNDVDDLAILAEVEHWTLDTSERLRGRLIERKAGGWIREGHGDLHLGNMILTDDGQVTIFDCIEFNDALRWIDVINDLAFLTMDLQARGVGRFAQRVLNTWLEYSGDFAGMALLTYYQVYRAMVRAKVNAIQASQEGIPDTDRSAARKHCQDYLRLALTLTQEPAPFLLITHGVSGSGKSRRSGQLMEVLPGAIRLRADVERKRLFGLGPLDDSRSSLGQGLYTSEASARTYQRLFELADALLTAGHPVLVDATFLKRAHREPFRGLAFRRGVPFILLECSASADTLRKRVAARRERGDDAAEADVEVLERQLQFVEPPAPDEYPLKTDGDSDLERLRAAILAAR from the coding sequence GTGTCTTCCCTTGATAAACCCTTTGATCAGTCGACGTTGATCACGGCGCTGCTGCGACCAAACGGTTATCCGCATCCGGCAACCACGGTCGAACATTTGCAGACGCATATTTCCCATCTCCTGCTGGCCGGTGATTATGCCTACAAGATCAAAAAACCGGTTAATCTGGGTTTTCTGGATTTTACCCGTCTGGAACAACGTTATTATTACTGCCAACAGGAACTGCGCCTGAACAGACGGTTGGCGCCAGATTTGTACCTGGATTGTCTGGCGATTGGCGGCGATGTAACCCATCCGATATTTGGAGCGGAGCCAGCCATCGAGTATGCGGTGCGGATGCGCCGCTTTTTTCAGGAGGCGTTGCTGGATCGGGCGTTGACTGCGGGCCGGCTGGAATCCCGCCATTTTGAGGGGTTGGCTCGCCAGTTGGCCCGCTTTCATCAGACGATTCCCGTTGCTGATTCCGGTACGTCGTTTGGCGAGCCGGATCAGGTTCTTCAGCCAATGCTGGATGATTTTACCGTGATTCGGCCCCGGTTGAATGACGTGGACGATCTGGCGATTTTGGCCGAGGTAGAACATTGGACGCTGGACACTTCCGAGCGCTTGCGAGGCCGGTTGATAGAGCGCAAGGCCGGTGGCTGGATTCGTGAAGGTCATGGCGATTTGCATCTGGGCAACATGATTCTGACGGATGATGGTCAGGTGACGATATTCGATTGTATTGAATTTAATGACGCGCTGCGCTGGATTGATGTCATCAATGATTTGGCCTTTCTGACCATGGATTTACAAGCGCGCGGCGTTGGCCGCTTTGCACAGCGCGTACTCAATACCTGGCTGGAATACAGCGGCGATTTTGCCGGTATGGCGCTACTGACCTATTACCAGGTTTACCGGGCGATGGTGCGAGCGAAAGTCAACGCGATCCAAGCCAGTCAGGAGGGAATTCCGGATACGGATCGCTCTGCCGCCCGCAAACATTGTCAGGACTATCTGCGCCTAGCGCTGACGCTGACCCAGGAGCCAGCGCCGTTTCTATTGATCACGCATGGAGTTTCTGGTTCCGGGAAATCGCGCCGGAGCGGTCAGTTAATGGAAGTATTGCCGGGCGCCATTCGCCTTCGCGCTGATGTCGAGCGCAAGCGGTTATTTGGATTGGGTCCGCTGGACGACAGCCGCTCCAGTCTCGGTCAAGGGCTGTACACCTCCGAGGCCAGCGCTCGCACCTATCAACGGTTATTTGAATTAGCCGATGCGTTACTGACAGCGGGTCATCCGGTGTTGGTCGACGCGACTTTTCTCAAACGCGCCCATCGAGAGCCATTTCGCGGGTTAGCGTTCCGGCGTGGAGTACCGTTCATTCTTCTGGAATGCAGCGCTAGTGCGGATACGTTGCGCAAACGGGTCGCCGCACGGCGGGAGCGCGGCGATGACGCCGCTGAAGCCGATGTCGAAGTGCTGGAACGACAACTCCAGTTTGTTGAACCGCCCGCTCCCGATGAATATCCCTTGAAGACCGATGGCGATAGTGATCTGGAACGGTTGCGGGCGGCGATCCTGGCGGCACGGTAG
- the djlA gene encoding co-chaperone DjlA produces the protein MFGKLFGGTFGFMVGGPLGALLGAAVGHNFDQAQWKTAASSTSETSSHDQARNVFNATAFQIMGHIAKADGRVSEREIGAVRAIMDHLRLNATQRQAAMEGFTAGKQPEFSVETAIETFQRACRAYPAMLQQLLELLLNVAYADGGLHPQTHARLSAVAERLGIHRLQFETLHTLFRAQRWAHESSQSGFGGAGTGGQRERRAHGQRPTTAVNSLNHAYSLLGLKREASPEEIKLAYRRLIRQHHPDKLASSGVSPAEMARATERTREITAAYECIREARGF, from the coding sequence GTGTTCGGAAAACTGTTTGGCGGAACTTTTGGCTTTATGGTCGGCGGGCCGCTGGGCGCATTGCTGGGCGCGGCGGTTGGTCATAATTTTGATCAGGCCCAATGGAAAACCGCTGCATCGTCAACGTCCGAAACTTCAAGCCACGATCAGGCGCGGAACGTGTTCAACGCCACGGCATTCCAGATCATGGGCCATATAGCCAAAGCCGATGGCCGGGTTTCGGAACGCGAAATCGGCGCGGTGCGCGCAATCATGGATCATTTGCGATTAAACGCCACGCAACGCCAGGCGGCGATGGAAGGTTTTACCGCGGGCAAGCAACCGGAATTTTCGGTGGAAACGGCGATTGAGACGTTCCAGCGCGCCTGTCGCGCTTATCCGGCGATGCTGCAACAATTGTTGGAATTACTGTTGAATGTAGCCTATGCCGATGGCGGGCTGCATCCTCAGACCCATGCGCGTCTATCAGCAGTGGCTGAACGCCTGGGTATTCACCGTTTGCAATTTGAAACCCTGCATACCCTGTTTCGCGCGCAGCGCTGGGCGCATGAGTCTAGCCAGAGCGGATTTGGCGGCGCCGGGACTGGCGGGCAACGCGAACGCCGGGCGCATGGTCAACGGCCAACTACTGCGGTCAACTCATTGAACCATGCCTATAGCCTACTTGGCCTGAAGCGCGAAGCCAGTCCCGAAGAAATCAAGCTGGCCTATCGCCGCCTAATCCGGCAACACCATCCTGACAAACTGGCGTCCAGTGGCGTTTCACCGGCAGAGATGGCGCGCGCCACCGAACGAACTCGGGAAATCACCGCTGCATACGAGTGCATTCGAGAAGCGCGAGGATTTTAG